A single region of the Ascaphus truei isolate aAscTru1 chromosome 6, aAscTru1.hap1, whole genome shotgun sequence genome encodes:
- the LOC142498126 gene encoding protein NYNRIN-like yields MITESRGMLEDKGLLEVAQAHLRVAGKLCDEGYEEARMQEKDLVTRKALSLLERKARWYPLKTAVCGKVTLTVAEVPMDFLVDSGASTSVISKKLLPPTIELSDDWMTSMGVEGKPQNSRLTVPVPLGPFSEVAARFLVSNTCPLNLLGSDILQRLRANILYDECGMQLILHRPEGGDTPPDICIIRALPLMLLQEQSNPNTGFPSHIEPQVSSSLWSVGPEDVGLLPVPPVVVQMKPGVPYPRIPQYPLKAAQEASLKIQIHAYLEKGVLRYCTSPCNTPLFPVKKKSVKGQPDKYRLVQDLRAVNAATILETPVVPNPNTLLSGVPPEASLFTVIDLANAFFSVPLHEDSQFLFSFTFQGAQLTWTRIPQGAQNSPNQFSQALKLSLSPWVLAHPEATLLQYVDDLLLCGPIDSQQMESLSVSLLQHLSSIQCKVSKSKLQWCLPKVVFLGHCISQGIRHLTDERKQAIVSVSYPSTISQLQSFLGLITYCRQWIPDASRLMQPLYDALKTGPKEDDVADPVAYQLYRHCFNFLKEAISSAPALGLPDYTKPFNLYVSERDGHASGVLTQSHREKQRPVGYYSCRLDPVARTSPSCLKAAHSAQVLLDKVADITLGHDVIIQAPHDLAAVLSLTLPRHLSHQRHLRLQCSLLLPSYVSFQRCTTINPATLLPHIPKGGEEPMEEPNPSSSPMSPHDCLLTLQQDTSEPQNMSTTAISGADLELWTDGSRYADDSGRFHTGFAVTTEKEILHAEALPPGRSAQEAELIALQTALEMAEGKRVNIRTDSRYAFGIAHDFGTIWRNRGFITSSGTPVKHAALIQGLMEAMGLPIQVAVLKVKAHGKVDSTEARGNQLADQAAKQAALGSVSERWLAMEVAMVSTRAQERKREEMEAQIKAEEFPEINTARPPVIKLQQEQAKVLPEEKKQWRKDGATVEKKTGLWKKDNVYCLPRRMYPAVATWAHGATHRGKNQALAYVRKFYYAPGISTTLAAYNRACQVCQTCNPSSTQTVPTQHLAKPDYPWQRIQVDHIHMPPAGGYEYVLVVVDMFSGWPEAYPVKNMTAKVTAKKMLIEIACRFGIPEVIESDQGPAFTASIFGELWFMLGSHQGLHTPYHPQSSGKVERMNGTLKTKLLKMSQDHPLPWPDLLPIALYHVRHTPQAKHGLTPYEVLFGSPPRIPEIDSQELQKGQDKVVQFVISLAQELSNSRSVVSASLPETTGDTVHPFQPGDSVYLKKHVRPDCLEPRFEGPYRVLLITPTAVKLEGKGPWIHASHCKKSLVEAP; encoded by the exons ATGATAACCGAATCCCGGGGAATGCTGGAAGACAAAGGTCTTTTAGAGGTAGCACAGGCTCATCTCCGAGTAGCGGGAAAATTGTGTGATGAAGGTTATGAAGAA GCCCGGATGCAGGAAAAGGACCTAGTGACACGCAAGGCCCTAAGCCTGCTGGAACGCAAGGCCCGATG GTACCCACTCAAAACTGCTGTTTGTGGGAAAGTCACTCTCACAGTAGCAGAGGTCCCTATGGATTTCCTGGTGGACTCAGGGGCGTCCACGTCCGTTATATCCAAAAAATTGCTCCCCCCCACTATAGAACTTTCCGATGATTGGATGACATCAATGGGGGTAGAGGGAAAACCGCAAAACAGCCGCCTTACTGTTCCTGTACCTCTCGGACCGTTCTCAGAAGTCGCTGCTAGATTTCTGGTATCGAACACCTGCCCTCTAAATCTATTAGGGTCCGATATTTTACAAAGACTAAGGGCAAATATTTTATATGATGAGTGCGGCATGCAACTTATTCTCCATCGCCCGGAAGGGGGAGACACCCCCCCAGATATCTGCATCATCCGAGCTTTACCGCTGATGCTGTTACAAGAACAATCCAACCCAAATACTGGTTTCCCCAGCCATATTGAACCTCAAGTTTCTTCTAGTTTATGGTCTGTGGGACCTGAAGATGTGGGGCTTCTTCCCGTTCCCCCAGTGGTTGTACAGATGAAACCTGGAGTCCCTTACCCAAGAATCCCGCAATACCCTCTCAAAGCTGCACAGGAAGCCAGTTTGAAGATACAAATTCATGCATATTTGGAGAAAGGGGTGCTCAGGTATTGCACTTCACCTTGCAATACTCCTCTGTTTCCTGTCAAGAAGAAAAGTGTCAAAGGTCAACCTGATAAATATCGATTGGTACAGGATCTGCGTGCTGTCAATGCAGCAACCATATTGGAAACCCCTGTTGTCCCCAATCCAAATACTCTTCTCAGCGGGGTCCCTCCCGAGGCCAGTCTCTTCACAGTTATAGACCTGGCCAATGCTTTTTTCAGTGTTCCCCTTCATGAGGACTcccaatttttattttcttttactttCCAAGGAGCTCAACTGACATGGACAAGAATACCCCAAGGGGCCCAGAATAGCCCTAACCAGTTTTCCCAAGCTTTGAAACTCTCTCTTTCACCATGGGTGTTAGCTCACCCTGAAGCTACGCTACTCCAGTATGTTGATGACCTTCTGCTATGTGGCCCAATCGACAGCCAACAGATGGAAtcactctccgtctccctgttACAGCATCTGTCCTCCATCCAATGTAAAGTCTCTAAGTCAAAACTCCAATGGTGCCTCCCTAAGGTCGTTTTTCTGGGGCATTGTATATCACAAGGAATCAGACATCTGACAGATGAAAGGAAACAAGCTATTGTATCTGTCTCTTATCCATCCACAATCAGCCAACTGCAATCATTCCTTGGACTTATCACCTACTGTAGACAGTGGATACCTGACGCTTCCAGGCTTATGCAACCGCTATATGATGCGCTGAAAACTGGCCCCAAGGAAGACGATGTGGCCGACCCAGTTGCCTATCAATTATATCGACACTGTTTCAATTTCCTGAAGGAGGCTATTTCAAGTGCACCAGCATTGGGCCTTCCAGACTACACCAAGCCATTCAATCTATATGTGTCCGAGCGAGACGGCCATGCTTCTGGAGTGCTTACGCAGTCCCATCGGGAGAAGCAGCGCCCTGTCGGGTACTACTCCTGCAGGCTGGATCCGGTTGCACGTACTTCTCCGAGTTGTCTCAAAGCCGCCCATTCCGCCCAAGTACTGCTGGATAAAGTGGCGGACATCACTCTCGGACATGATGTTATTATTCAAGCTCCACATGACTTGGCTGCTGTTCTCTCACTGACATTACCTCGACATCTCTCGCATCAACGCCATTTGAGACTTCAGTGCTCATTGCTTCTTCCGTCTTACGTTTCTTTTCAACGATGTACCACTATCAACCCGGCAACTCTTCTGCCACATATCCCAAAGGGGGGAGAGGAACCAATGGAAGAACCGAACCCCTCAAGTTCACCGATGTCCCCCCATGACTGTTTACTCACCCTACAGCAAGACACATCGGAACCACAGAATATGTCTACTACTGCCATCTCAGGCGCTGACCTAGAACTCTGGACAGATGGCTCAAGGTATGCCGATGATAGCGGCAGATTTCATACCGGTTTTGCCGTCACCACGGAGAAAGAGATTCTGCATGCTGAAGCATTACCACCAGGCAGGTCGGCCCAGGAAGCAGAACTAATCGCATTACAAACAGCATTAGAAATGGCAGAAGGCAAACGGGTGAATATAAGAACAGACTCACGATATGCTTTTGGCATTGCCCATGATTTTGGTACCATCTGGAGAAATAGAGGATTTATAACCTCCTCAGGAACACCGGTGAAGCATGCCGCTCTTATCCAAGGGCTCATGGAAGCTATGGGACTACCTATCCAGGTAGCGGTTCTCAAAGTCAAGGCACATGGAAAAGTAGACAGCACAGAAGCAAGAGGAAATCAATTAGCTGACCaagccgccaaacaagctgccttgGGATCTGTGTCAGAGAGATGGCTGGCCATGGAAGTAGCAATGGTAAGCACACGGGCACAAGAGAGGAAgcgagaggaaatggaggcacaAATCAAAGCTGAAGAATTTCCCGAAATTAATACAGCACGACCTCCAGTTATTAAACTACAACAGGAACAGGCAAAGGTATTACCGGAAGAAAAGAAACAGTGGAGGAAAGATGGGGCGACAGTGGAAAAGAAAACTGGCCTATGGAAGAAGGACAATGTATACTGTCTCCCAAGAAGGATGTATCCAGCCGTAGCAACATGGGCACATGGGGCCACACACCGAGGAAAGAATCAAGCCCTAGCATATGTGAGGAAATTCTACTATGCTCCTGGGATCAGTACCACATTGGCTGCATACAACCGAGCCTGTCAGGTTTGTCAAACCTGTAATCCCAGCAGCACACAGACCGTACCCACCCAGCATTTAGCCAAACCCGACTACCCATGGCAGAGAATCCAAGTGGACCATATTCACATGCCCCCGGCCGGGGGATACGAGTATGTATTGGTAGTAGTGgatatgttttcaggatggccCGAAGCTTACCCAGTCAAGAATATGACGGCAAAGGTGACAGCGAAGAAAATGCTTATCGAAATAGCATGCAGGTTTGGTATACCTGAAGTGATTGAAAGTGACCAAGGACCGGCGTTCACAGCCTCTATTTTTGGGGAACTATGGTTTATGTTGGGATCTCATCAAGGACTCCACACTCCCTATCACCCACAAAGTTCGGGAAAGGTGGAAAGGATGAACGGCACACTGAAAACCAAACTACTTAAGATGAGTCAAGATCACCCCCTCCCCTGGCCAGATCTATTGCCTATAGCGTTATATCATGTCAGACACACGCCCCAGGCCAAGCATGGGCTTACCCCATATGAAGTCCTATTTGGGTCCCCTCCCAGAATACCAGAGATAGACAGTCAGGAATTACAAAAAGGTCAGGACAAGGTAGTACAATTTGTGATTTCACTTGCGCAAGAATTGTCTAACTCTCGTTCTGTAGTATCTGCTTCTCTTCCAGAGACCACAGGAGACACAGTACACCCCTTCCAACCTGGGGATAGCGTGTATCTGAAGAAACACGTGAGACCCGATTGTTTGGAGCCCAGATTTGAAGGTCCATATCGAGTCCTGCTGATAACACCTACGGCAGTGAAACTTGAAGGGAAAGGACCCTGGATCCACGCCTCTCACTGCAAGAAATCTCTCGTTGAAGCTCCATGA